The genomic interval ACCGCTACCGCCTGGCCGTGCGCGAGATGACCTGGAGGAGTGGGGACTCCGCGCTGGAGACCCGTGCGCTGCTCAAGGCCCGCACCCTGTCCGACGTCGCCAAGTCCCTAACCTCGACGGGGGATGTCACCATCGCCCTGACCGAGCCCGGATCGACCACCTCCAGCCTTATCGGCTTCGAGGCCGGGGGCCGTCGTACCACCAGCCTGCTGACCGACGGCGACTACCCGCCGGTCCTGCGCCTGTTCCCGGAGACGACGACGATCCACGCGACCGTCGGCCGTGAGGAGCTCATGGGCGCGGTGCGGCGCGTGAGTCTCGTGGCGGACCGCTCCACCCCCATTCACATGACCTTCACGCAGGGCAACCTGGCCCTGGACGCCGGCAGTGTCGAGGACGCCCAGGCCTCTGAGCAGCTCGTCGCCCACCTTGAGGGCGAGGACATCACGACCGCCTTCAACCCGGGATACCTGCTCGATGGGCTCGGCGCCATCACCCAGCCCTACGTCACCCTTGACTTCACTCACGCCTCCAAGCCCGCTGTCCTCACAGGCGTGGACTCCATCGGCGGGGAGCCGGACACGTCCTTCCGCTACCTCATCATGCCGATCCGCTTCGGCGCCTGAACGGCGTGTACGTCTCTGACCTCGCACTCGACGACTTCCGCTCCTACGAGCACCTCGTCGTCTCCTTTGAGCCGGGCATAACGACCTTCGTCGGGCCCAACGGGCAGGGAAAGACCAACCTCGTGGAGGCCATCGGCTACCTGTCGACCCTGTCCAGCCACCGCGTGGGCAGCGAGTCGGCACTTGTGCGCCGGGCCGCTCCGGGCGAGGAACAGCCCGGGGGCGCCGTCGTGCGCGCCAAGGTCATCCACGGTGAGCGGCCGACGGTTCTGGAAGTCGAGATCGTCTCGGGCAAGGCGAATCGCGCCCGGCTCAACCGGGGACAGACCCGGCCGCGCGAGCTGCTCGGACTCCTGCGCACCGTGGCCTTCGCCCCCGAGGACCTGGCGCTTGTGCGTGAGGAACCGGTGGTGCGCCGCCGCTTTCTCGATGACCTGGCCGTCACCCTGCGCCCCGCCCTGGCCGGCGTGCGCGTCGAGCACGACCGGATCCTGGCCCAGCGTGCGAGCCTGCTCAAGGCGGCGCGTGCCGCCCGGGGTGTGAGTGCGTCGATGGCGACGAGCCTGGAGGTGTGGGACGCCCAGCTGGCGGCGGTAGACGCCCGCCTCATCGCCGCCAGGGTCGACGTCGTCACCCACCTGCGTGACTGGGTGGCCTCCTCCTACGCCACCGTCAGCACCGTCAGTGGAGCCCAGTCCGAGGCCCAGATCGCCTACCGCGCGAGCCTGCTGCTGCGCGAGGGGGCCGCGGAGCCCGACCCCCGGCGGAGCACGGCCTGGCTGGAGGAGGAGAAGGAACTGCTCGACGTCGAGGCAACGACGGCGCGGCTCATCGCAGCGATGGCGGACCTGCACCCGCAGGAGGTTGAGCGCGGGGCGAATCTTGTGGGTGCGCACCGCGACGACCTGTCGCTCTTCCTCGGCGGCCTGCCCGCCAAGGGCTTCGCCTCCCACGGTGAGCAGTGGTCCATGGCCTTGGCGCTCAGGCTCGCCTCCTACGAGATGCTGCGCCACGACGTCGACGCCTTCGGGGGCGACGGCGAGCCCGTGCTCATCCTCGATGACGTCTTCGCCTCCCTGGACGCCCGCCGCCGCCGGGCCCTGACGGGCGTTGTCGCCGGAGCCCAGCAGGCCCTGGTGACGGCGGCCGTTGACGAGGATGTGCCCAGCGAGATCGACGGTGCACGCTTCAAGGTCGAGGCCTCGACACTGACGGCGGTGACCTGAGATGGGCGAGGACAAGCAGGCCGAGGAGCGCCCGGGAGGCCCGGCAACCCGACGCCCGGACGAGGAGGATGACTCGCTGGCCCTGCAGGTGCTCGCCCGCGCCCAGTCACGAGCCTGGGGCTCGGGTGACGAGCGCGCGCGCCTGGCACGCACGCCGGCCGGTGAGGACGGGGTGGCGGCCTGGGACGCGCCGCGCCGTCGCCGGAGTGAGCGGGCCGACGAGGGCGACGACGAGGAGCGCGGGCCCGGGCTGGCCCGGGGGCGAGATCGGCCCGGCCCCACGCGCTTCGACCCGCGTCCGGGAGGGCGCGAGCTGGGCGACTCCTTCGCCGAGCGCGGCTGGGCCGGCAAGCTCGCCATGGCCCAGCTCGCCGTCGCCTGGCCCAGGATCGTTGGTGAGCGGGTGGCCGAGCACACGCAGGTGGTGGCCTTCGAGGTGGGCCGTCTCGATGTGCGGGCGACGTCGACGGCGTGGGCCCAGCAGCTGCGCCTGCTCATGCCCTCGATCCAGCGGGAGATCGCCGCGGAGCTGGAGCGGATCACACGGGCCCGTCCGGGACCCGGGGGCCGACGTCGGGTCGAGGTGCCGCAGGTCGAGATGCGCGTGCTGGGGCCCACGGGTCCGACCTGGGGTCATGGGCGCTTTGGTGCGGCCCGCGGGGGCCGCGGACCGCGCGACACCTACGGCTGAGCGCCGGTGATGGTGTCTCCAAGTCTCCAAGGGTGAGACTGCCCACTTCCCCGACGGGCCCTCACAGCGGGGTCCTGGGGGTGCACCACGGTAGGATCGGGCTGGAATTGCCCATAGTGCGCCCGGGGTGCCCGAGAGGTACCCACCTACACAACACGGCCCCGGACCCGGAATCGGCCGTCTGAGGGACCATGTCCCGTCCGGCGCACAGAACGAGGAGCACCTGACACGTGTCTGACCAGGACCTGCCTGTGACCACCGGCGCCGAGAGCCCGGCTGGGACCCGTCCCGTCGGCCAGGGCAGCGCCGATTACGGCGCCAGCGACATCACCGTTCTCGAGGGCCTGGAGGCCGTACGCAAGCGCCCGGGCATGTACATCGGCTCCACCGGCGAGCGCGGCCTGCACCACCTGGTCTACGAGGTCGTGGACAACGCCGTCGATGAGGCCCTGGCCGGCTACTGCGACCACATCGAGGTCACCATCCAGGCCGACGGCGGCCTCAAAGTGGTCGACAACGGCCGCGGCATCCCCGTGGACGAGCACCCCACCGAGCACCGCCCCACCGTCGAGGTCGTCATGACGATCCTGCACGCCGGCGGCAAGTTCGGCGGCGGCGGCTACGCCGTCTCCGGCGGCCTGCACGGCGTGGGCATCAGCGTCGTCAACGCCCTGTCGACGCGGGTGGACACCGAGATTCGCCGCCAGGGGCACGTGTGGCGCATGAGTTTCGCCGACGGCGGCCGCCCCGTGACCGAGCTTGTCAAGGGTGAGGCCACCGAGGAGACCGGCACGACCCAGACCTTCTACCCGGACCCGGAGATCTTCGAGACCGTCGAGTTCGATTATGAGACCCTGCGCCGCCGCTTCCAGCAGATGGCCTTCCTCAACAAGGGCCTGCGCATCAGCCTGACCGATGAGCGCGAGGGTGTCACCGACGACGGCGACGAGATCACCGGTGACGAGCCGGGCACCACCGATGACCCTGTCAAGGGCCACCGCCAGGTCACCTACTGCTACGCCAACGGCCTGCACGACTACGTCGCCTTCCTCAACAAGGCGAAGAAGGTCGAGCTCGTTCACCCCGAGATCATCGACTTCGAGGCCGAGCAGCAGCTCGACGACGTGCGCGGCATCAGCCTCGAGATCGCCATGCAGTGGACCAGCGCCTACTCCGAGTCGGTGCACACCTACGCCAACACGATCAACACAACCGAAGGTGGCACGCACGAGGAGGGCTTCCGCACGGCGCTGACCTCCCTGGTCAACCGCTACGGGCGCGAGAAGGGCCTCATCAAGGACCGGGACGACAACCTCACCGGTGATGACATCCGTGAGGGCCTGACCGCCGTCATCTCCGTCAAGCTCTCCGAGCCGCAGTTCGAGGGCCAGACGAAGACCAAGCTCGGTAACACCGAGGCCCGCACCTTCGTCCTGCAGACCGTCAACTCCAGGCTCGGAGACTGGTTCGACTCCCACCCGGCCGAGGCCAAGGCGATCATCTCCAAGGCCCTGCAGGCCGCGGCCGCCCGGGTGGCGGCCCGCAAGGCGCGTGAGGCCACCAGGCGCAAGGGCGTTCTGGAGTCCGCCTCCATGCCCGGCAAGCTGCGTGACTGCTCGAGCCGCAACGCCGCCGACTGCGAGATCTTCATCGTCGAGGGCGACTCCGCCGGGGGCTCCGCCGTCGGCGGGCGCGACCCCGAGCACCAGGCGATCATGCCGATCCGCGGCAAGATCCTCAACGTCGAGAAGGCGCGCCTGGACCGGGCCCTGTCCTCGGACACGATCCGCTCGCTCATCACCGCCTTCGGTACGGGCATCGGTGAGGACTTCGACATCGCGCGGCTGCGTTACGGCAAGATCGTCATCATGGCCGATGCCGACGTCGACGGTCAGCACATCGCCACTCTCCTGCTCACGCTGCTCTTCCGCTACATGCGGCCCCTCATCGAGCAGGGCCACACTTACATCGCCATGCCGCCGCTGTACCGCCTCAAGTGGTCCAACGCGGAGCACGAGTTCGCCTACTCCGACGCCGAGCGCGACCAGCTGCTGCGGGCCGGGGCCGAGGCCGGGCGCCGTCTGCCCAAGGAGGGCGGCATCCAGCGTTACAAGGGTCTGGGCGAGATGAACGACCACGAGCTGTGGGAGACGACGATGGACCCGGCCACCCGCATCCTCAAGAAGGTCACCCTCGACGAGGCCGCCGACGCCGACGAGACCTTCTCGATCCTCATGGGCGACGACGTCGAGCAGCGCCGCTCCTTCATCCAGCGCAACGCCGCCGACGTCCGCTTCCTCGACATCTGACCCGCCGACCGCCGTCGGCAGCAAAGGAAAACAGCCACCGTGAGTGACGAGACCACCAACCTCCCCGTCGAGGAGCAGACCCACGACCGCGTCCAGCCGGTCGACCTCCAGATGGAGATGCAGCGCTCCTACCTCGACTACGCCATGAGCGTCATCGTCGGGCGCGCCCTGCCGGACGTGCGTGACGGCCTCAAGCCCGTCCACCGCCGTGTCCTGTACGCCATGTACGACGGCGGCTACCGCCCCACGTCTTCCTTCTCCAAGTCCTCGCGCGTCGTCGGCGAGGTCATGGGCAACTACCACCCGCATGGTGACGGGGCGATTTACGACGCTCTGGCCCGTCTTGTGCAGTGGTGGTCCCTGCGCTACCCGCTGGTGGCCGGGCAGGGCAACTTCGGCACCCCCGGCAACCTGGGGCCGGCCGCCCCCCGGTACACCGAGTGCAAGATGGCGCCGCTGGCCATGGAGATGGTTCGCGACATCGACGAGGAGAGCGTCGACTTCCAGGACAACTACGACGGTAAGAACCAGGAGCCGACGATCCTGCCGGCCCGCTTCCCGAATCTGCTGGTCAATGGCAGCGAGGGCATCGCCGTCGGTATGGCCACCCGGATCCCGCCGCACAACCTGCGTGAGGTGGCCGACGGCGTCCAGTGGTTCCTCGCGCACCCCGATGCCTCGCGTGAGGAGCTGCTCGAAGAGCTCATCAAGCGCATCCCCGGCCCGGACTTCCCCACGGGCGCCACGATCCTGGGACGCCGTGGCATTGAGGACGCCTACCGCACGGGTCGCGGCTCGATCACGCAGCGTGCCGTCGTCAGCGTTGAGGAGATTCAGGGCCGTCAGTGTCTGGTGGTCACCGAGCTGCCCTACCAGGTCAATCCGGACAACCTGGCGGACAAGATCGCCCAGCTGGTGCGCGATGGCCAGATCACCGGCATTGCGGACATCCGTGATGAGACCAGTGGTCGCACGGGCCAGCGGCTCGTCATCGTGCTCAAGCGCGACGCGGTCGCCAAGGTGGTCCTCAACAACCTGTACAAGCGCACGCCCCTGCAGGACAACTTCCCGGCCAACATGCTCGCCCTGGTGGACGGTGTGCCGCGCACGCTGAGCCTGGACGGCTTCGTGCGCCACTGGGTGACCCACCAGATCGACGTCATCGTGCGCCGCTCCCGCTTCCGCCTGCGCAAGGCGGAGGAGCGCCTGCATGTGCTGGCCGGCCTGCTCAAGGCCATCGACGCACTCGACGCCGTCATCGCCCTCATCCGCCGCTCCCCGACGGCCGACGAGGCCCGCACGGGCCTCATGGGTCTGCTCGGGGTGGATGAGATCCAGGCCGACGCAATCCTGTCCCTGCAGCTGCGCCGCCTCGCGGCCCTTGAGCGCCTGAAGATCCAGCAGGAGGCCGACGAGCTCCAGGCCCGCGTGGACAACCTGAAGGAGATCATCGCCTCCCCCGAGCGTCAGCGCGGCATCGTCTCGACCGAGCTTGCGGAGATCGTCGAGAAGTACGGCGACGAGCGCCGCACGAGGATCGTGCCCTTCGACGGCGAGATGAGCATGGAGGACCTCATCCCGGAGGAAGAGGTCGTCGTGACGATCACCCGGTCCGGCTACGCCAAGCGCACGCGCACCGACCAGTACCGCTCGCAGCACCGCGGCGGCAAGGGGGTCAAGGGTGCGGCCCTGCGCGAGGACGACGTCGTCGACCACTTCTTCGTCACCACCACCCACCACTGGCTGCTGTTCTTCACGAACCTGGGACGTGTCTACCGCGCCAAGGGCTACGAGCTGCCCGAGGGCGGGCGTGACGCCAAGGGCCAGCACGTGGCGAACCTGCTCGCCTTCCAGCAGGGCGAGGAGATCGCCCAGGTCATGGAGCTCAAGGACTATGAGCAGGCGGACTACCTTGTGCTCGCCACGCGCCGTGGCCGGGTGAAGAAGACCCGCCTGGCGGACTACGACTCCCCGCGCTCGGCCGGCCTCATCGCCATCAACCTGCGTGAGGACGAGGACGGGCAGGCGGACGAGCTCGTCTCAGCGAGCCTGCTGAGCGAGGGCCAGGACCTGCTGCTCGTCTCGCGCCACGGACAGTCCACGCGCTTCACGGCCAGTGAGAACGAGCTGCGCACGATGGGGCGCGCAACCAGTGGTGTCACGGGCATGCGCTTCCGTGGTGACGACTCGCTGCTGGCGATGGACGTCGTTGATCCGTCCTGGACGGACGCGGACCTGTTCGTTGTCACCGAGGGTGGTTTCGCTAAGCGCACGAACGTCCAGGAGTACCCGACCAAGCACCGTGGTGGCTTGGGGGTCAAGGTGGCCAACCTTGTTGAGGAGCGTGGGGACCTCGTGGGTGCGCTGGTGACGGCGCCCAACGATGAGGTCATGTGCATCATGGCGTCTGGCAAGGTGGTGCGCTCGGCGGTCGCAGAGGTCTCGGTGACCGGACGCAACACGCAGGGCGTCACCCTCGCCAAGCCCGACGACGGCGACCGGATCATCGCGGTGGCCCGCAATGCCGAGCGGGAGCTCGACGGGGATGAGCCCACCGGCAGTGCCGACAGTGCTGGGAGCGCTGAGAGTGCCGTCTCAGCCTCCTCCGCTGATGACCCGGAGGCGGTAGCGTTGGCTGACGAGGACAGTGAGGAGCAGGCATGAGTGAGCCCGTCATCCACCCGCCCGTGAGCGGGGACATGAGTGCTGACGCCCCGGCGTCGGTTGAGCAGGGGCAGGCCCAGGTTGGGGTGAAGACGCAGGCAGCGACGACGCAGCCGGCGGTCGCGCCGCGTCGGGTGCGCCTGGCGCTGACGAGGGTCAACGTCCTGTCCGTCACGAAGGTCTCCTTCCTGCTGTCCGTGGCCTCCGGCATCATGATTGTTGTTGCCGCCGCCCTCGTGTGGTTCATGCTCGACAAGATGCACGTGTTCTCCACGATCCAGGACCTCGTGGGCACGATGTTCGACTCGGATTCCAACGCCTTCGTGGCGCTGGTGGAGTACATGAGGTTCTCCCGCGCGATCTCCATGGCCACGATCATCGCGGTGGTCAATATCGTTCTGACCACGGCGCTGTCCGCCATCGGGGCGCTGTTGTACAACGTCACGGCGGCCCTCGTGGGTGGGGTCCATCTCACACTGGCGGACGAGTGATCTGATTTGGCCGCCTCAGACCGGCTGAGTTAGTCTCTTTCGGTCGCACGGGCCTATAGCTCAGTTGGTTAGAGCGCATCCCTGATAAGGATGAGGTCGCTGGTTCGAGTCCAGCTAGGCCCACCACCCGCGGTGGAACGATGAGGAGGGTTCGGATGAACCGGAGGATCGTCTTAGCCGCGGTTTTCTCATGTCTTGGGGTTCTGGCCTACGCGGCGTGGCTCCGGCATGAGTCTGAGCGCGTGGAGCGCTCAGCCTGGGTTGAGGTCGCTGACGCGACCTGAGCACCGGGGGCCATGGCGCAATTGGTAGCGCACCTGCTTTGCAAGCAGGGGGTTACGGGTTCGAGTCCCGTTGGCTCCACCCCACGTGTCCGACGACGCGACAGGGACGTCGTCGTCGGCCTCCTGTACGCCCTTGTCGGGCCGCCGCCATCGCCCGTGCTTCGTGAAGTGTCAGTGGCCCCGGATACCATGACGGGGTGTTGGCGACAGATCTACTGAGCATCGCCGAGGTCGAGCGAGTTGCCGCCCTCAGCGAGCTTGACGCGCTCACTCAGAGTGAGCTTGGTCAGTTCTTCACACCTGCGGCTGCGGCTCGGCTCATCGCGTCGATGCCCCGCCTGCCTGAAGCTGGGACGCTGCGTGTGCTCGACCCCGGCGCGGGCTCGGGCGTGCTGTCCGCAGCACTGGTCAGTCGTGCGCTGATGGAGCGGCCGGACCTGTCAATTGAGATCGTGGCGGTTGAGCGCGATCCTGCGGTGTTGTCGAATCTTCGGGCGACGCTGTCTGCCTGTGAAGACGTCGGCAGAGGTCGGGTCCACGCGGAGGCTGTTGAAGCGGACTTCATCCTGGACTCTGCCGGTTGGGAAGCGTCACTGAGCCTGGATGGCCAGTTCGATCTCGTCATCGAGAGTCCTCCGTACGGGAAGTTGGCGGTGTCGAGTGCTCATCGCAGGGCCATGCGGGCCACCGGTGTTGATGCGCCGAACGTGTACGCAGCGTTCCTCTCGCTGTCCATCTCGGCCCTCAAGGTGGGCGGACAGGTTGTCGCGATCACTCCCAGCTCGTTCTTCAATGGCCCGTACTTCAGTGCGTTCCGCGCTCACCTGCTCGACTCGATCGCGCTTGACCGGGTGCACGTCTTCGACTCCCGCTCGACGGTTTTCGCGGATACCGGAGTCCTCCAGGAGAACGTGGTTGTCGCTGGAACGCGGGGCGCGACGCCTGAGGTCGTCGAACTGTCGGTCAGTCGTGACCATACGGACGACATCTCATCGCGTACCGTTGCCTACGAGGAGGTCGTCTTCCCTCACGACCCCAATCGATTCATCCGGCTGGCGACCGATGCCGAGGACACGGCTGTTGCCGACATCGTGCTGTCCCAACCCTGCACACTGATGGATCTTGGTGTTCAGGTCTCCACTGGTCGCGTGGTCGACTACCGGTCACGTCATGCTCTGAGTGCGGTCGAACGACCGGACGCCGTGCCTCTGGTCTACCCCGGTAACCTCCGCGATGGCAGCGTGCTCTGGCCGCGAGAGATTCGTAAGTCCCAGTGGTTCCATCCAGGGGATGACAAGGACCGCGCAATGCTGCTGCCAGAAGGGTGGTATGCGGTCGTCAAGCGTTTCAGCGCCAAGGAGGAGCGCCGGCGAATCGTTGCCTCGGTCTGGTCACCCGTGGAGCACCCCGGTGAGGTCGCTTTCGAGAATCATCTCAACGTCTTCCATAGTGGAGGCCACGGCTTGGACGAGGACCTCGCCAAGGGCATTGCCGTGTGGCTCAACTCCTCCGTCATCGACAGGTTCTTCCGTACGTTCTCCGGTCACACCCAGGTCAACGCCACGGACCTGCGAGCCCTGCGGTTCCCCACCGCAGCCGCACTGCGCGAACTGGGTAGCAACATGGTGGTATCCCAAGTGGAACGGGTGTGAGTACCGGCGTCACGAGGCCCGCAGCCCGTGCCCCCGGCTGGAGCCACAGCCCGGCTGCCCGCCGCCCACAGGTGGTGCGCAACCCCGGCTCCCCAGTCGGTGGACAACCGTGTGGAAATCTCGCCCGCTCGGCTCCCGTGATGCCAACGTTCTCCCCACCTGTGCGCATCCCTGTGGAGAACAACAGCCATGTCGTTCCACACCGCAGTCCACAGGTGTGGACGAATCACAGCGATGTGCTTCCCCAGAACCCACAGCCAACAGAAACCCTGTGGATCACTGTTCGACTCGGCGCCCGGGACACGACACGGCCCCGCCCATCATGGACGGGGCCGCGCGTGCTGACTTCGGGTCGCTAGCTCACCAGCGCCTTGACCGCGATAAGGATGAGGAGCACAAGCCCTACACCCACCGGCCCCCACAGCCCCACCGCCTTGCGCCGCTCGCGCGGTGCCCAGGCGAACAGCGCCGCCACCGCGGCACCGGTGAGCAGACCGCCCAGATGCCCCTGCCAGGAGATCGATGCCCCCGTGAAGGAGATGACGAGGTTGACCGCCAGCAGACCGACGATGGCCGAGGTGTCGCGCCCAAAGCGTCGCTGGATGACGAACAGTGCCGCGAAGAGGCCGAACACCGCGCCCGAGGCACCCACCGTCCCCGTCCACCACGACGCACCCGACGGCGAGGCCAGCAGATAGACCATGACCGAGCCGCCCAACGCACTCAGGCCGTACAACGCCCCAAAGCGCCACCGGCCCAGCACCGGCTCCAGCGCCGTGCCCGTCACCCACAGGGCCCACATATTGAAGGCCAGGTGCATGAGGCTTGAGTGCAAGAAGGCCGTGGTGAGGAACCGCCACGGCTCACTCAGCGCCACCGCCGGAGCGAACAGCAGGTCGGAGGTCAGCGAACCCAGCACCTGCTGGG from Actinomyces respiraculi carries:
- the dnaN gene encoding DNA polymerase III subunit beta, which codes for MKLRVDRDVLAEAVTWTARSVPARPPVPVLAGVRLETQGASLVLASFDYEVSARCEVPAEVEEEGVVLVSGRLLADIAKALPSKPVDLEVEGTKVTVSCGSSRFSLAAMAADDYPALPLMPGAAGTVDAHDLAQAVAQVSIAASRDETLPLLTSVQMEVDGDALTLMATDRYRLAVREMTWRSGDSALETRALLKARTLSDVAKSLTSTGDVTIALTEPGSTTSSLIGFEAGGRRTTSLLTDGDYPPVLRLFPETTTIHATVGREELMGAVRRVSLVADRSTPIHMTFTQGNLALDAGSVEDAQASEQLVAHLEGEDITTAFNPGYLLDGLGAITQPYVTLDFTHASKPAVLTGVDSIGGEPDTSFRYLIMPIRFGA
- a CDS encoding DUF3566 domain-containing protein, with protein sequence MSEPVIHPPVSGDMSADAPASVEQGQAQVGVKTQAATTQPAVAPRRVRLALTRVNVLSVTKVSFLLSVASGIMIVVAAALVWFMLDKMHVFSTIQDLVGTMFDSDSNAFVALVEYMRFSRAISMATIIAVVNIVLTTALSAIGALLYNVTAALVGGVHLTLADE
- the gyrA gene encoding DNA gyrase subunit A, with the translated sequence MSDETTNLPVEEQTHDRVQPVDLQMEMQRSYLDYAMSVIVGRALPDVRDGLKPVHRRVLYAMYDGGYRPTSSFSKSSRVVGEVMGNYHPHGDGAIYDALARLVQWWSLRYPLVAGQGNFGTPGNLGPAAPRYTECKMAPLAMEMVRDIDEESVDFQDNYDGKNQEPTILPARFPNLLVNGSEGIAVGMATRIPPHNLREVADGVQWFLAHPDASREELLEELIKRIPGPDFPTGATILGRRGIEDAYRTGRGSITQRAVVSVEEIQGRQCLVVTELPYQVNPDNLADKIAQLVRDGQITGIADIRDETSGRTGQRLVIVLKRDAVAKVVLNNLYKRTPLQDNFPANMLALVDGVPRTLSLDGFVRHWVTHQIDVIVRRSRFRLRKAEERLHVLAGLLKAIDALDAVIALIRRSPTADEARTGLMGLLGVDEIQADAILSLQLRRLAALERLKIQQEADELQARVDNLKEIIASPERQRGIVSTELAEIVEKYGDERRTRIVPFDGEMSMEDLIPEEEVVVTITRSGYAKRTRTDQYRSQHRGGKGVKGAALREDDVVDHFFVTTTHHWLLFFTNLGRVYRAKGYELPEGGRDAKGQHVANLLAFQQGEEIAQVMELKDYEQADYLVLATRRGRVKKTRLADYDSPRSAGLIAINLREDEDGQADELVSASLLSEGQDLLLVSRHGQSTRFTASENELRTMGRATSGVTGMRFRGDDSLLAMDVVDPSWTDADLFVVTEGGFAKRTNVQEYPTKHRGGLGVKVANLVEERGDLVGALVTAPNDEVMCIMASGKVVRSAVAEVSVTGRNTQGVTLAKPDDGDRIIAVARNAERELDGDEPTGSADSAGSAESAVSASSADDPEAVALADEDSEEQA
- the recF gene encoding DNA replication/repair protein RecF (All proteins in this family for which functions are known are DNA-binding proteins that assist the filamentation of RecA onto DNA for the initiation of recombination or recombinational repair.); the encoded protein is MYVSDLALDDFRSYEHLVVSFEPGITTFVGPNGQGKTNLVEAIGYLSTLSSHRVGSESALVRRAAPGEEQPGGAVVRAKVIHGERPTVLEVEIVSGKANRARLNRGQTRPRELLGLLRTVAFAPEDLALVREEPVVRRRFLDDLAVTLRPALAGVRVEHDRILAQRASLLKAARAARGVSASMATSLEVWDAQLAAVDARLIAARVDVVTHLRDWVASSYATVSTVSGAQSEAQIAYRASLLLREGAAEPDPRRSTAWLEEEKELLDVEATTARLIAAMADLHPQEVERGANLVGAHRDDLSLFLGGLPAKGFASHGEQWSMALALRLASYEMLRHDVDAFGGDGEPVLILDDVFASLDARRRRALTGVVAGAQQALVTAAVDEDVPSEIDGARFKVEASTLTAVT
- a CDS encoding rhomboid family intramembrane serine protease, translated to MSQYADTSAAPVCPRHPDRVSYVRCQRCERPVCPECQVPGAVGVHCVDCARSAQAARRGARTILGGSVVADALLTKVLIGACVLVFIAQQVLGSLTSDLLFAPAVALSEPWRFLTTAFLHSSLMHLAFNMWALWVTGTALEPVLGRWRFGALYGLSALGGSVMVYLLASPSGASWWTGTVGASGAVFGLFAALFVIQRRFGRDTSAIVGLLAVNLVISFTGASISWQGHLGGLLTGAAVAALFAWAPRERRKAVGLWGPVGVGLVLLILIAVKALVS
- the gyrB gene encoding DNA topoisomerase (ATP-hydrolyzing) subunit B yields the protein MTTGAESPAGTRPVGQGSADYGASDITVLEGLEAVRKRPGMYIGSTGERGLHHLVYEVVDNAVDEALAGYCDHIEVTIQADGGLKVVDNGRGIPVDEHPTEHRPTVEVVMTILHAGGKFGGGGYAVSGGLHGVGISVVNALSTRVDTEIRRQGHVWRMSFADGGRPVTELVKGEATEETGTTQTFYPDPEIFETVEFDYETLRRRFQQMAFLNKGLRISLTDEREGVTDDGDEITGDEPGTTDDPVKGHRQVTYCYANGLHDYVAFLNKAKKVELVHPEIIDFEAEQQLDDVRGISLEIAMQWTSAYSESVHTYANTINTTEGGTHEEGFRTALTSLVNRYGREKGLIKDRDDNLTGDDIREGLTAVISVKLSEPQFEGQTKTKLGNTEARTFVLQTVNSRLGDWFDSHPAEAKAIISKALQAAAARVAARKAREATRRKGVLESASMPGKLRDCSSRNAADCEIFIVEGDSAGGSAVGGRDPEHQAIMPIRGKILNVEKARLDRALSSDTIRSLITAFGTGIGEDFDIARLRYGKIVIMADADVDGQHIATLLLTLLFRYMRPLIEQGHTYIAMPPLYRLKWSNAEHEFAYSDAERDQLLRAGAEAGRRLPKEGGIQRYKGLGEMNDHELWETTMDPATRILKKVTLDEAADADETFSILMGDDVEQRRSFIQRNAADVRFLDI
- a CDS encoding Eco57I restriction-modification methylase domain-containing protein, translating into MLATDLLSIAEVERVAALSELDALTQSELGQFFTPAAAARLIASMPRLPEAGTLRVLDPGAGSGVLSAALVSRALMERPDLSIEIVAVERDPAVLSNLRATLSACEDVGRGRVHAEAVEADFILDSAGWEASLSLDGQFDLVIESPPYGKLAVSSAHRRAMRATGVDAPNVYAAFLSLSISALKVGGQVVAITPSSFFNGPYFSAFRAHLLDSIALDRVHVFDSRSTVFADTGVLQENVVVAGTRGATPEVVELSVSRDHTDDISSRTVAYEEVVFPHDPNRFIRLATDAEDTAVADIVLSQPCTLMDLGVQVSTGRVVDYRSRHALSAVERPDAVPLVYPGNLRDGSVLWPREIRKSQWFHPGDDKDRAMLLPEGWYAVVKRFSAKEERRRIVASVWSPVEHPGEVAFENHLNVFHSGGHGLDEDLAKGIAVWLNSSVIDRFFRTFSGHTQVNATDLRALRFPTAAALRELGSNMVVSQVERV
- a CDS encoding DUF721 domain-containing protein; protein product: MGEDKQAEERPGGPATRRPDEEDDSLALQVLARAQSRAWGSGDERARLARTPAGEDGVAAWDAPRRRRSERADEGDDEERGPGLARGRDRPGPTRFDPRPGGRELGDSFAERGWAGKLAMAQLAVAWPRIVGERVAEHTQVVAFEVGRLDVRATSTAWAQQLRLLMPSIQREIAAELERITRARPGPGGRRRVEVPQVEMRVLGPTGPTWGHGRFGAARGGRGPRDTYG